One Streptomyces sp. NBC_01237 genomic region harbors:
- a CDS encoding right-handed parallel beta-helix repeat-containing protein: MSWTRKVLVVLAALVAALLAAPAAQAHEERPLTLPDGTGSVPQYRAGAPDLLVCKSDRADFERRISGFPAQLRTRNLALFEQCRTSGYRHLQQAVDAAVRPGTTIAILPGLYEEEPSLPKPAGECARLKAPDSQLGYQILTYAQQKQCPHNQNLVAILGKKDLQIEGTGAKRTDVVIDAKYQKLNAIRADKSDGIYFRNFTAQRTTFNSLYVLAQDGFVIDDVLTRWNDEYGFLTFASDHGLYKNCESYGNGDSGIYPGSASDINDGRGYDVPRYSIEITGCRSHHNMVGYSGTAGDSVYVHDNEFDHNMGGASMDSAFPGHPGLPQNHARFERNLIHDNNADYYRYVADGTCAKPPVERGYEQGVVCPQISMPPGTGIITAGGNWNLYENNWVYGHRRAAFFLSAAPAFIRGENSLAKQADTSHHNRYAGNHLGTDKEGRSRPNRTDVWWDGQGDSNCWQPGTGAATPRTLPECGARRGEVSWPTDRLAGEPVKLAHLLVCADYNVQARRLPAGCDWYGARGIERIEVQAALGLAAVLALVGGVLWWRRLRHSRTLTVLTLLGGAGLALDVAGSTMGLASSYLPAAALLLTGVWWTGTGLALRRERPGFGWTTVVLGALTLLDAFDKAVLMIPWIPLSPAWARGLLGVVWVLWAVVVAARHGAEPEPATAKDAGEHAEEATGEHAAEHSAGQAAGRTGAAGVPEGQPSTTRTPPNGDAS, encoded by the coding sequence ATGTCGTGGACACGCAAAGTTCTGGTGGTTCTCGCGGCGCTCGTCGCCGCGTTGCTCGCGGCCCCGGCCGCCCAGGCGCACGAAGAGCGGCCCCTCACCCTTCCCGACGGCACCGGCAGCGTCCCCCAGTACCGCGCCGGTGCTCCGGACCTACTGGTCTGCAAGAGCGACCGTGCGGACTTCGAACGCCGGATATCGGGCTTCCCGGCGCAGCTGCGGACCCGGAACCTGGCCCTCTTCGAACAGTGCAGGACATCCGGCTACCGGCATCTGCAACAGGCCGTCGACGCCGCAGTCCGGCCCGGCACCACCATCGCGATCCTGCCCGGCCTGTACGAGGAGGAGCCCTCGCTCCCGAAACCGGCCGGGGAGTGCGCCCGGCTCAAGGCCCCCGACTCGCAGCTCGGCTACCAGATCCTCACCTACGCACAGCAGAAGCAGTGCCCGCACAACCAGAACCTGGTCGCGATCCTCGGCAAGAAGGACCTCCAGATCGAGGGGACGGGCGCGAAGCGCACGGACGTCGTCATCGACGCCAAGTACCAGAAGCTCAACGCGATCCGCGCCGACAAGTCCGACGGGATCTACTTCAGGAACTTCACCGCGCAGCGCACCACCTTCAACTCCCTGTACGTCCTGGCCCAGGACGGCTTCGTCATCGACGACGTCCTCACCCGGTGGAACGACGAGTACGGCTTCCTGACCTTCGCCAGCGACCACGGGCTCTACAAGAACTGCGAGTCGTACGGGAACGGCGACTCCGGCATCTACCCCGGCAGCGCCTCGGACATCAACGACGGCCGGGGCTACGACGTCCCCCGCTACTCCATCGAGATCACCGGCTGCCGCAGCCACCACAACATGGTCGGCTACTCCGGCACGGCGGGCGACTCCGTCTATGTCCACGACAACGAGTTCGACCACAACATGGGCGGCGCCTCGATGGACAGCGCCTTCCCCGGACACCCCGGCCTGCCGCAGAACCACGCCCGTTTCGAACGCAACCTGATCCACGACAACAACGCCGACTACTACCGGTACGTGGCCGACGGCACCTGCGCCAAGCCGCCCGTGGAGCGCGGCTACGAACAGGGGGTCGTCTGCCCGCAGATCTCCATGCCGCCGGGCACCGGAATCATCACCGCGGGAGGCAACTGGAACCTGTACGAGAACAACTGGGTCTACGGGCACCGGCGCGCCGCCTTCTTCCTGAGCGCCGCCCCCGCGTTCATCCGGGGCGAGAACTCCCTCGCCAAGCAGGCCGACACCTCCCACCACAACCGGTACGCCGGCAATCACCTCGGCACGGACAAGGAGGGCAGGTCCCGGCCCAACCGCACCGACGTGTGGTGGGACGGGCAGGGCGACTCCAACTGCTGGCAGCCCGGAACTGGAGCCGCCACCCCGCGCACCCTGCCCGAGTGCGGCGCGCGACGCGGTGAGGTGTCCTGGCCGACCGACCGGCTGGCGGGCGAGCCGGTGAAACTCGCCCATCTGCTGGTCTGCGCCGACTACAACGTGCAGGCGCGACGGCTGCCGGCCGGCTGCGACTGGTACGGGGCACGGGGCATCGAACGCATCGAGGTGCAGGCGGCCCTCGGGCTGGCCGCGGTCCTCGCCCTGGTCGGCGGGGTGCTGTGGTGGCGCAGGCTGCGCCACAGCCGGACCCTGACCGTGCTGACCCTGCTGGGCGGTGCCGGTCTCGCCCTGGACGTGGCCGGTTCCACCATGGGGCTCGCCTCCTCCTATCTGCCCGCCGCGGCCCTGTTGCTGACGGGTGTGTGGTGGACCGGTACCGGGCTCGCGCTGCGCCGGGAGCGGCCGGGCTTCGGCTGGACCACCGTCGTCCTGGGCGCGCTCACCCTGCTGGACGCCTTCGACAAGGCGGTCCTGATGATCCCGTGGATCCCGCTGAGTCCGGCGTGGGCGCGGGGGCTGCTCGGGGTGGTGTGGGTGCTGTGGGCGGTCGTCGTCGCCGCGCGCCACGGTGCGGAGCCGGAGCCCGCGACCGCGAAGGACGCCGGTGAGCACGCCGAAGAGGCCACCGGTGAGCACGCGGCCGAGCACTCCGCCGGACAGGCGGCCGGGCGCACGGGGGCCGCCGGTGTTCCGGAGGGGCAGCCCTCCACGACCCGCACTCCGCCGAACGGAGACGCCTCATGA
- the hmgA gene encoding homogentisate 1,2-dioxygenase: protein MSGIEQAGKTAKEPAYSSGFGNQHSTEAVPGALPHGRNSPQRAPLGLYAEQLSGSAFTEPRAHNRRSWLYRIRPSAAHPPFVRVDNGAVRTAPFTESVPDPNRLRWNPLPAPSPGTDFLSGLWTLGGNGDAGQRTGMAVHLYHANSSMTDRVFSDSDGELLIVPERGGLLLRTELGLLRAEPGHIALIPRGVRFRVELLDTTARGYVCENYGQPFVLPDLGPIGANGLANARDFLAPVAAYEDREGPVEVVNKFCGNLWSATYDHSPLDVVAWHGNHTPYVYDLRRFNVIGSISYDHPDPSIFTVLTSPSDTPGLAGVDFVVFAPRWLVGEDTFRPPYFHRNVMSEYMGLIEGAYDAKADGFVPGGGSLHNMMSAHGPDHATFERASAAELKPQKIDDGLAFMFETRWPVTATAQAATADHLQRRYDDVWQGLTRNFRP from the coding sequence ATGAGCGGCATCGAGCAGGCGGGGAAGACGGCAAAGGAGCCGGCGTACTCATCCGGCTTCGGCAATCAGCACAGCACGGAGGCGGTTCCGGGCGCCCTGCCGCACGGCCGCAACTCGCCCCAGCGTGCCCCTCTCGGGCTGTACGCGGAGCAGCTGAGCGGCTCCGCGTTCACCGAACCGCGGGCCCACAACCGCCGTTCCTGGCTCTACCGGATCCGCCCCTCGGCCGCCCACCCGCCGTTCGTCCGCGTCGACAACGGCGCCGTGCGCACCGCGCCGTTCACCGAGTCGGTCCCCGACCCCAACCGGCTCCGCTGGAACCCGCTGCCCGCCCCCTCCCCCGGCACCGACTTCCTGTCCGGTCTGTGGACGCTGGGCGGCAACGGCGACGCCGGGCAGCGCACCGGCATGGCCGTGCACCTCTACCACGCCAACTCCTCCATGACGGACCGGGTGTTCAGCGATTCGGACGGCGAACTGCTGATCGTCCCGGAACGCGGCGGCCTGCTGCTGCGCACCGAACTGGGCCTGCTGCGCGCCGAACCGGGGCACATCGCGCTCATCCCGCGCGGCGTCCGATTCCGGGTGGAGCTGCTGGACACCACCGCCCGCGGCTACGTCTGCGAGAACTACGGTCAGCCGTTCGTCCTCCCCGACCTCGGGCCGATCGGCGCCAACGGCCTGGCGAACGCGCGGGACTTCCTGGCCCCCGTCGCCGCGTACGAGGACCGCGAAGGCCCCGTCGAAGTCGTCAACAAGTTCTGCGGCAACCTCTGGTCGGCGACCTACGACCACTCCCCGCTCGATGTCGTCGCCTGGCACGGCAACCACACCCCGTACGTCTACGACCTGCGCCGTTTCAATGTCATCGGATCGATCAGCTACGACCACCCCGACCCCTCGATCTTCACGGTGCTGACCTCGCCGTCCGACACCCCCGGTCTCGCCGGGGTGGACTTCGTCGTCTTCGCCCCGCGCTGGCTGGTCGGCGAGGACACCTTCCGCCCGCCGTACTTCCACCGCAATGTGATGAGCGAGTACATGGGTCTGATCGAGGGGGCGTACGACGCGAAGGCGGACGGTTTCGTCCCCGGCGGCGGATCGCTGCACAACATGATGTCCGCGCACGGCCCGGACCACGCGACCTTCGAACGGGCGAGCGCGGCGGAGCTGAAGCCACAGAAGATCGACGACGGTCTTGCCTTCATGTTCGAGACCCGTTGGCCCGTCACGGCGACCGCGCAGGCCGCGACCGCCGACCACCTGCAACGCCGGTACGACGACGTATGGCAGGGTCTGACCCGCAACTTCCGCCCGTAG
- a CDS encoding GntR family transcriptional regulator, protein MSGVNEVGEPGGADSAGRALRVDEVRHTPAFAPDSLVLNRKLPLWYQVSQSLRASILGRPQDASPRLPTEEQLAVHYGVSVLTMRQALKELETEGLISRHRRRGTFIEPRARRVSPVRLLGSVDAIVAQQSGERTTVLGHGPGAVPGDLAEFFPDCAEVVSYRRLRCDDETGEPTNWAENALRPEVAARLDVADLERWPMTKVLRDALGVRISRITDTVEARLADPVTSELLRIPLLSPILHYTGVTYDDGGRVVDVARIRYRGDRFSFSVTVEAH, encoded by the coding sequence GTGAGCGGGGTGAACGAGGTGGGTGAGCCGGGCGGAGCGGACAGCGCGGGCCGGGCGCTCCGGGTGGACGAGGTGCGCCACACACCTGCCTTCGCCCCCGACTCGCTGGTGCTGAACCGGAAGCTCCCCCTCTGGTACCAGGTCTCGCAGTCGCTGCGGGCCTCGATACTCGGCCGCCCGCAGGACGCCTCGCCGCGGCTGCCCACCGAGGAACAACTCGCCGTGCACTACGGCGTCAGCGTCCTGACCATGCGCCAGGCCCTGAAGGAGCTGGAGACGGAAGGGCTGATCAGCAGGCACCGGCGGCGCGGCACGTTCATCGAGCCGCGCGCCCGCCGTGTCTCGCCGGTCCGGCTGCTGGGCTCGGTCGACGCGATCGTGGCCCAGCAGTCGGGCGAGCGGACCACCGTCCTGGGCCACGGTCCGGGCGCGGTCCCGGGCGACCTCGCCGAGTTCTTCCCGGACTGCGCCGAGGTGGTCAGCTACCGGCGGCTGCGCTGCGACGACGAGACGGGCGAGCCCACCAACTGGGCGGAGAACGCCCTGCGTCCCGAGGTCGCGGCCCGCCTCGATGTGGCCGATCTCGAACGCTGGCCGATGACGAAGGTGCTGCGCGACGCCCTCGGGGTGCGGATCTCCCGGATCACCGACACCGTGGAGGCCCGCCTCGCCGACCCGGTCACCTCCGAACTGCTCCGGATTCCGCTGCTGAGCCCGATCCTGCACTACACGGGGGTGACCTACGACGACGGCGGCCGGGTCGTGGACGTGGCGCGGATCAGGTACCGGGGCGACCGTTTCTCCTTCTCCGTGACGGTCGAGGCGCACTGA
- a CDS encoding type ISP restriction/modification enzyme gives MAARRAAGAGGDADFPLLDELMPWSVRPLRTGRSWVTGPDRTTLKARWELLVRAEGAEQERLFGPSRSRTPHTPVAALPGRNTATGRFARDPGPFPEPVRILHGPYDEQWLIPDHRLIDAARPELWRVADEHQLFAVEHGYVPQAPGPALSVTALLPDGHSPAGRPGRIRPLYRRPGGSEPNLAPGLLDLLRRRIGGEGRTGPDAPTAESVLAWVLAVARPSPAGCSVPLPADGPLWSAGVELGRELMRAQLRGARGGERPRLPGGRRPYVRAAIPPRPLTLEYDPGEEVLAIGEGRISPVPAGAWEFRVSGVRMLELWIERRTAAAARTATGAGGEPGGGGLETVGPPGWPREWTSELLELITVLALLDGLRAGQRALRARLLGAPLLSREELLSAGVLPVAAASRRPASVLDHHEEGPDGQFALL, from the coding sequence GTGGCAGCGCGGAGGGCGGCCGGGGCCGGCGGGGACGCGGATTTCCCGCTGCTCGACGAGTTGATGCCATGGTCGGTGCGACCGCTCAGAACCGGGCGCTCCTGGGTGACCGGCCCCGACCGGACGACGCTCAAGGCACGGTGGGAGCTGCTGGTCCGGGCCGAAGGCGCCGAGCAGGAAAGGCTGTTCGGGCCCAGCCGCTCCCGTACGCCGCACACCCCGGTCGCCGCGCTGCCCGGCCGGAACACCGCGACGGGCAGGTTCGCCCGGGACCCCGGGCCCTTCCCCGAACCCGTACGCATCCTGCACGGCCCCTACGACGAACAGTGGCTGATCCCCGACCACCGGCTGATCGACGCCGCCCGCCCCGAGCTGTGGCGGGTCGCGGACGAGCACCAGCTCTTCGCCGTCGAGCACGGGTACGTACCGCAGGCCCCGGGACCCGCCCTCTCGGTGACGGCGCTGCTCCCCGACGGGCACTCCCCCGCCGGGCGGCCCGGCCGCATCCGGCCGCTGTACCGGCGGCCCGGCGGCAGCGAACCCAACCTCGCACCGGGCCTGCTCGATCTGCTGCGCCGCCGGATCGGGGGCGAGGGCCGCACCGGCCCGGACGCGCCCACCGCCGAGTCCGTACTGGCCTGGGTGCTCGCCGTCGCCCGCCCTTCCCCCGCGGGCTGCTCCGTACCGCTGCCCGCCGACGGACCGCTGTGGTCGGCCGGGGTGGAGCTGGGCCGGGAGCTGATGCGGGCACAGCTGCGTGGAGCACGCGGCGGTGAACGTCCCCGGCTGCCGGGCGGCCGTCGTCCCTATGTGCGGGCGGCGATCCCGCCCCGGCCGCTCACGCTGGAGTACGACCCCGGCGAGGAGGTGCTCGCCATCGGTGAGGGCCGCATCTCCCCCGTGCCCGCCGGGGCGTGGGAGTTCCGGGTGAGCGGCGTACGGATGCTGGAGCTCTGGATCGAGCGGCGTACGGCGGCGGCAGCCAGAACGGCCACCGGGGCCGGAGGCGAGCCCGGAGGCGGCGGTCTGGAGACGGTCGGCCCGCCCGGCTGGCCCCGGGAATGGACCTCGGAGCTGCTCGAACTCATCACCGTCCTCGCGCTCCTCGACGGGCTCCGGGCCGGGCAGCGGGCGCTGCGGGCGCGGCTGCTCGGGGCGCCGCTGCTCTCCCGCGAGGAGCTGCTGAGCGCCGGGGTGCTGCCGGTCGCGGCGGCGTCGCGGCGGCCCGCCTCCGTGCTCGATCACCACGAGGAGGGCCCGGACGGACAGTTCGCGCTGCTGTGA